From Apium graveolens cultivar Ventura chromosome 9, ASM990537v1, whole genome shotgun sequence, the proteins below share one genomic window:
- the LOC141687014 gene encoding uncharacterized protein LOC141687014 — translation MLLSLPGNNTLYSIFKFYPLAKTNCIPNFHKTLTLNLKMGTNSKRPMCPSCSKPTRTCLCNRFKTPILDNAVAVTIFQHILEKDHPLNSTRIAVLGLKNLSVKWVSDVNFQAHFDIRMFRDDGVGKDGFLINESSRHVSCLSFSIEKHGIISCFNRKMLGVNGKEKVDFDDFVDERFPVDAFEKGFVVKKVHEREFDGESVNVESEMEVPAGSVLLFPSEKAIGPEEIDFEVRNLIVLDGTWAKAKRMYNENPWLKSLPHLKLDLDKLSLYGEVRNQPKAGYLSTIESIVYALKAVGENSEGLDGLLDVFASMVGDQRRCKDERLSTED, via the coding sequence ATGCTGCTATCTCTGCCCGGAAACAACACACTTTACTCTATTTTCAAATTTTACCCACTAGCCAAAACTAATTGCATTCCCAATTTtcacaaaaccctaaccctaaatTTGAAAATGGGAACTAACTCAAAAAGACCCATGTGCCCTTCTTGTTCAAAGCCCACCAGAACTTGCTTATGCAATCGCTTCAAGACTCCAATTCTTGACAATGCTGTTGCTGTTACCATTTTTCAGCACATTTTGGAGAAGGATCACCCCCTCAATTCCACTAGAATTGCTGTTTTGGGCCTCAAGAATCTTAGTGTAAAATGGGTTTCTGATGTTAATTTTCAAGCCCATTTCGATATTCGGATGTTTCGAGATGATGGTGTGGGGAAAGATGGGTTCTTGATTAATGAGAGTAGTAGGCATGTAAGTTGTTTGAGTTTTAGTATTGAAAAGCATGGGATTATTAGTTGTTTTAATAGGAAAATGTTGGGAGTGAATGGAAAAGAGAAGGTTGATTTTGATGATTTTGTGGATGAGAGGTTTCCCGTTGATGCGTTCGAGAAAGGTTTTGTGGTAAAAAAGGTGCATGAAAGGGAATTTGATGGAGAAAGTGTGAATGTAGAGTCTGAAATGGAAGTTCCTGCTGGTTCTGTTTTGCTTTTCCCGAGTGAAAAGGCGATTGGTCCGGAGGAGATTGATTTTGAGGTGAGGAACTTGATTGTATTGGACGGAACATGGGCTAAAGCTAAAAGGATGTATAATGAGAATCCTTGGTTAAAGTCATTGCCGCATTTGAAATTGGATTTGGATAAGCTGAGTTTGTATGGTGAAGTAAGAAATCAACCAAAGGCGGGATATTTGTCCACTATTGAAAGCATTGTATATGCACTTAAGGCTGTGGGGGAGAATTCTGAAGGCTTGGATGGACTATTGGATGTTTTTGCATCCATGGTCGGTGACCAGAGGAGATGTAAAGATGAAAGATTGAGCACTGAAGATTAG